From the Methanobacterium sp. CWC-01 genome, the window TTTATCATCCAGAACCAGTAGCCCGGATATATCGGCCCGCAACATCAGGTTAGCTGCGTCTTCAATACCATCATTGGCAGATATGGTTATAACGTCTTTGGACATGATGTCCAGCAGATTAAGGGACACTTCTTTCCGTATGGTTGGTTTTATGGCCCCCAGCACCCCGATAAGATCAGAATAGGACACCACTCCCAAAACAATATCCTCTTCATCCACCACGAATAACCTACGCACCCCTTCCTTGTACATCTTTTCAAAGGCTTCTAACGGACTGGTACGGGCGCTGATGGATATCACCCCTTGATTCATGGCCTCCCTAACTTTCATATTATATCACCACACAATTAATTCCGGTTATTCATAAGTTGTCAAAACACAAGATTAATAGTATCGATTTTTAATTGAGGAATATTAATTGAAGGATTTGAATTAAACCTGATTAATCTAGTTATTTTTAATAATAAGATAGAATTGGTTCTTCTTGATATAATTTTTATTGAAGCAACATTGTTTATATCAAGCAATGTTTTCAAGGCACGCAAAGTTTTAAATAGTAACAATATCATTACCAGTAATATAGCAATGCTGGTGTTAATTTTTTTTATGATCATAAACCAGTGCCCCTCAAGACATGCATATTGTCTGTGATGAACAATATTGCTAAGAAGACAAACATTTAAATAGTATAATATTATAATAAGATAATACGAGGGAATTGTCATGATGCGAATAAGTATGTCCTTACCCAAGAAACTTTTAAACGAATTTGACGAAGTTTTGAAAGACCGAGGATACCAATCAAGATCAAAAGGTATAAGAGACGCTCTTAAAGACTACATTGTCCGTTACCAGTGGATGAATGAGATGGACGGTGATCGGATAGGAATTCTGGCCGTAATCTACGATCACCACTACACTGGAGTGATGGAAGACCTCACCGATATCCAACATGACTTCCGAAAATTCATTAATGCGGTGATGCATGTACACATGACGGAAAAGTACTGTTTAGAAGTTATTGTGGTTAAAGGAGATGTCAACTACATAAGGGAACTAACCGAAAAGATAATGAGATTAAAGGGCGTGGAACACGTCAAACTGACCAGTACATCCAGCGGGGAGAATATGTAAACATATTTTATTTAATATCTCCCATTATTAATTCCGACCCCAAATCTTTTAATTTAGACTTATTTTTATTATCAGAATTTTTATTAAATAGATTAATGCCAGTATAAATGATGAAAATTACTTCATATCATGAGAACCTTCTATCTGACAAAGAACGTCTAGCAGTTTTTTTTGAAGCAATCACCAATAAAGCCAGGGGAATAGTCTACGATCTAGGCACTGGTTCAGGTGTTCTTGCTGCCAAAGCAGCTCCACTGGCGAACCATGTTTATGCCGTGGAAAAAAATGAAATATCAGCTCAAACAGCTTTAAATACACTTTCTCATTTTAATAATGTTTCGGTGATGGTGGGAGACGCCAGCCGCATAGAGTTTCCAGAAAATGCAGATCTCATAATCTGTGAGATGCTAGATACCGGTCTAATCGATGAAGAGTTGATACCCGTAATCAAACATGCCCGGTCATTTCTCCGAGAAGATGGAAATATAATACCCTGCGCAGTTTTAAACGGTGTAGAACCAATTAATTTACGTGCTGACCATTTATGTTATCAGGAAGAGTTAGGGGAATATTTTGAAGTCATGGGGCCCCTTAAAATATATGATCATTTGGATTTGACGAGAGAAATTGATGAAAAAGTAGATCTAAGTTTAAAGCTTAACATAAACTCCCCTGGAAAGGTAAATGGAATAAGAATCACCACGTTCACTTTACTTACCTCAGATATAATCTGTGGCCCCACACCCATGCTTAATCCACCTTTACTAGTGCCTTCCAATTCCTTGACTGTTGAAAAAAACCAGGAAATATGTTTAAATCTTAAATACATCATGGGGGGTGGATTAGATACCATTAAAGCAAGAATTAACTGAATTTATAGCAGGATATAAGAAATTAATAATACTGGGAATTGGCAATGACTTGAAGGGCGATGATGCTTTGGGAACATTCATGGCCAGAAATTTACACAACCTGAGCCCAAAGATAGTAACCATAGATGGGGGGGTAGTTCCAGAAAACTTTACCGGTGCTATAAAGAAAGAAAATCCAAGCCACATTCTTCTTCTGGACGCAGTAGATATGAAAAAAGCCCCTGGATTCGTAAGAATAGTTCATAAAGAGGAAATACCTAATTATAGTATTTCAACTCACTCCATGCCTATTTCTTTCCTGATAAACTATCTGGAGATTGGTACCGGCGCTAAGATAGCCCTCATTGGAATTCAACCCCAGAGTATGGAGCTAGGTCAAGAGATGACCAGGGAAGTAAAAAAAAGTGCAATTCATGTTTTGGATATACTAAAAACCATTCTTTTACCTTAATTTTCAAGCCAATCTTTAATCGTTTTCAAATTCGTCTAGGAACCCCATTTAAATACCAGTTACTCCAGATATCCTATACAATATCTGGACCTATTTAATGTTTGAATCCGAATTTTAGTGATCTAAATGAAATTAATGTTCATTGGCGCTCGTCTCTTTGAGGACGTAGCATTATACACCGAAAAACATGGTATAACTTCAGTATTAACTGAATCTAACCCTGATGCTCCCAACCAAGATTTGGCAGATGTCCTCCACCTAGTTCCTCGAGGAATGGAAGGACCCAAGACAGTAGCCATTAAAGAAGATGTGGATGGTGTTGTTCCATTAATAGGGGTTGACGGGCCTTTATTATCTCTATCAAGTTTAAAAAAGGATTTGGAAGAAAATTATGGGATTCCAGTAGTCACCTCACCATTAAAAGCTTCTTCTATAGCTCAAAACAAATATAAAACTAAAAAATTCCTCCTAGAGAATAACCTTCCCACCCCCCCGTTCCAGTTGATTAATATGGATCTCTCTGAATCTCATTTCAATTTCCCAATGGTTCTTAAACAGGGACACGGACAGGGTGGTGTGGGGATTGAAGTCGTTAATAATCAC encodes:
- a CDS encoding HPP family protein, coding for MKVREAMNQGVISISARTSPLEAFEKMYKEGVRRLFVVDEEDIVLGVVSYSDLIGVLGAIKPTIRKEVSLNLLDIMSKDVITISANDGIEDAANLMLRADISGLLVLDDKKPVGVISKTDICRLVAAEILVPS
- a CDS encoding methyltransferase domain-containing protein; this encodes MMKITSYHENLLSDKERLAVFFEAITNKARGIVYDLGTGSGVLAAKAAPLANHVYAVEKNEISAQTALNTLSHFNNVSVMVGDASRIEFPENADLIICEMLDTGLIDEELIPVIKHARSFLREDGNIIPCAVLNGVEPINLRADHLCYQEELGEYFEVMGPLKIYDHLDLTREIDEKVDLSLKLNINSPGKVNGIRITTFTLLTSDIICGPTPMLNPPLLVPSNSLTVEKNQEICLNLKYIMGGGLDTIKARIN
- the nikR gene encoding nickel-responsive transcriptional regulator NikR, whose product is MMRISMSLPKKLLNEFDEVLKDRGYQSRSKGIRDALKDYIVRYQWMNEMDGDRIGILAVIYDHHYTGVMEDLTDIQHDFRKFINAVMHVHMTEKYCLEVIVVKGDVNYIRELTEKIMRLKGVEHVKLTSTSSGENM
- the hycI gene encoding hydrogenase maturation peptidase HycI, with translation MGIGNDLKGDDALGTFMARNLHNLSPKIVTIDGGVVPENFTGAIKKENPSHILLLDAVDMKKAPGFVRIVHKEEIPNYSISTHSMPISFLINYLEIGTGAKIALIGIQPQSMELGQEMTREVKKSAIHVLDILKTILLP